One window from the genome of Bufo bufo chromosome 4, aBufBuf1.1, whole genome shotgun sequence encodes:
- the SOCS5 gene encoding suppressor of cytokine signaling 5, giving the protein MDKVGKMWNTFKYRCQNLFSHEDDGNQTNVVDVNANRCLGGGEKAETSFSQSPVSSANLLQRSVSSELNLTACSSSNRRNPNCVSEMPQLVEISIEKDNDVGLSASARLARRDSYTRHAPWGGKKKHSCSTKTQNSLDSDKKIVRQRSGLPRRDRRHVVGSVHDMEVVSSRAIGSRSIRQRLNETVGLCFPIRTYNRPSKPLFATKRKIHLSELMLEKCPFPPGSDLAQKWHLIKQHTAPVSPHSSILDTFEQTLSTEDEEDRLRERRRLSIEEGVDPPPNAQIHTFEATAQVNPVYKLGPKLAPGMADMSADNSVVSHGGCESEEDGTTLCLQSRRQKQRQFSGDGHMQTNRQGAWKVHTQIDYIHCLVPDLIEITGNPCYWGVMDRYEAEALLEGRPEGTFLLRDSAQEDYLFSVSFRRYNRSLHARIEQWNHNFSFDAHDPCVFHSSTVTGLLEHYKDPSSCMFFEPLLTVPLNRTFPFSLQYICRAVICRSTTYDGIDFLPLPSMLQDFLKEYHYKQKVRVRWLEREPIKSK; this is encoded by the coding sequence ATGGATAAAGTTGGGAAGATGTGGAATACATTCAAATATCGGTGCCAGAATCTATTCAGCCATGAAGATGACGGAAATCAAACAAACGTGGTGGATGTTAATGCAAACAGGTGTTTGGGTGGCGGGGAGAAGGCAGAAACTTCCTTTAGTCAGTCACCCGTGTCGTCAGCAAATCTTTTGCAGAGGAGCGTCTCATCTGAACTAAACTTGACTGCCTGTAGTAGCTCAAATAGGAGAAATCCAAATTGCGTGTCTGAAATGCCACAGCTAGTTGAAATAAGTATTGAAAAAGACAATGATGTGGGCCTCAGTGCCAGCGCCCGTCTGGCCCGAAGGGACTCCTACACTCGCCATGCTCCATGGGGCGGTAAGAAGAAACATTCTTGCTCCACCAAAACCCAGAACTCTCTTGATTCCGATAAGAAAATTGTCAGACAGAGGAGTGGCCTCCCACGAAGAGATCGAAGACATGTAGTAGGATCCGTTCACGACATGGAGGTTGTGTCAAGTAGAGCTATCGGAAGTCGCAGTATAAGACAGAGACTCAATGAGACTGTAGGGTTGTGCTTTCCTATTAGAACATACAACAGACCATCAAAGCCACTCTTTGCAACCAAGAGAAAAATTCATCTTTCGGAGCTGATGCTTGAAAAGTGCCCATTTCCGCCAGGCTCTGACCTGGCTCAGAAATGGCACCTGATTAAACAACATACAGCCCCCGTCAGTCCCCACTCGAGCATATTGGATACTTTCGAGCAGACTCTCTCCACTGAAGATGAAGAAGATCGATTGCGTGAGAGGCGTAGACTTAGCATTGAAGAAGGTGTTGATCCTCCTCCCAATGCCCAGATCCACACATTCGAAGCTACAGCACAAGTTAACCCAGTATATAAGCTTGGACCAAAACTTGCTCCTGGCATGGCAGACATGTCAGCGGACAATAGTGTAGTGTCACATGGTGGTTGTGAGTCCGAAGAAGATGGCACGACTCTCTGTCTACAGTCACGTCGACAGAAGCAGCGCCAGTTTTCAGGAGACGGCCATATGCAAACTAATAGACAGGGGGCTTGGAAAGTCCACACACAAATTGATTATATtcactgccttgtgccagatctaATAGAGATTACAGGCAACCCCTGTTACTGGGGAGTCATGGATCGATATGAGGCAGAAGCATTGCTGGAAGGCAGGCCAGAAGGCACATTTTTGCTCAGGGATTCAGCACAAGAGGACTACCTTTTCTCTGTGAGCTTCCGTCGCTACAACCGATCTCTGCACGCTCGCATTGAGCAATGGAATCACAACTTCAGCTTTGATGCCCATGATCCCTGTGTATTTCACTCCTCCACTGTTACAGGACTCTTAGAGCATTATAAAGATCCTAGCTCTTGCATGTTTTTTGAACCCTTACTCACGGTACCTTTAAATAGAACTTTCCCGTTTAGCCTGCAGTACATCTGCAGAGCAGTCATCTGCAGGTCTACCACCTACGATGGTATTGATTTCCTTCCTCTGCCATCCATGTTACAAGACTTCCTTAAGGAGTATCATTATAAGCAAAAGGTCAGAGTGCGATGGTTGGAGAGGGAGCCAATTAAGTCGAAATAA